Proteins encoded in a region of the Clostridium beijerinckii genome:
- the noc gene encoding nucleoid occlusion protein, translating to MNNEIVSININKVIPNIYQPRKYFNEEAIEELSQSIREHGIIQPITVRRRGEVFELVAGERRLRAAKLAELETVPCNIIDITDSESAQIALLENLQREDLNYIEEAEAYYNLISDHNFTQDELAKKMGKKQSTIANKLRLLKLSSEVRELCLKNKLTERHARALLTIPTEEMQLRIVQKVIKDGLNVKKTEELINKELLKLAGEELKNKNKRNIRGVLPAKLYVNTIKQVLQKFDIPAEYAYKDDDEFIEVVVKIPKTKK from the coding sequence ATGAATAATGAAATAGTAAGTATTAACATAAATAAAGTCATTCCAAATATTTATCAACCGCGTAAATATTTTAATGAAGAAGCTATAGAAGAATTATCACAATCAATTAGAGAACATGGAATAATTCAACCAATTACTGTAAGAAGGCGTGGAGAGGTCTTTGAATTGGTAGCAGGAGAGAGAAGACTTAGAGCAGCTAAGTTAGCTGAGTTAGAGACGGTTCCTTGCAATATTATAGATATAACTGACTCTGAATCTGCTCAGATAGCTCTACTTGAGAATCTTCAAAGAGAAGATTTAAATTACATAGAAGAAGCAGAGGCGTATTATAATTTAATAAGTGATCATAATTTTACACAAGATGAATTAGCAAAGAAGATGGGAAAGAAACAATCAACAATCGCTAATAAATTAAGATTGCTAAAGTTAAGTAGTGAAGTTAGAGAATTATGTTTAAAGAATAAATTAACTGAAAGACATGCAAGAGCATTGTTAACAATTCCAACTGAAGAAATGCAGTTAAGAATTGTTCAAAAAGTAATAAAAGACGGATTAAATGTTAAGAAAACAGAAGAATTAATTAATAAAGAATTGCTTAAATTAGCTGGAGAAGAATTAAAAAATAAGAATAAAAGAAATATAAGAGGCGTATTGCCGGCTAAACTTTATGTTAATACAATAAAACAAGTTTTGCAGAAATTTGATATTCCAGCTGAATATGCATATAAAGATGATGATGAATTTATAGAAGTAGTAGTAAAGATACCAAAAACAAAAAAATAA
- a CDS encoding DUF4446 family protein has product MLISAMNDIMPYLLIGMAIIIILLFIIVVVLFKAVGKVESRYRKLMKGTSNNNLEEMLLERLDSIEDAKERSDKALEECKRLEVKMKDCVQKVAIMRYKAFENVGSDLSFSIAMLDDRNDGVILTGIYGRQESTTYAKPIDKGISRYDLSEEELYVLNEAANKENKN; this is encoded by the coding sequence ATGCTAATTAGTGCAATGAATGATATAATGCCATATTTATTAATTGGAATGGCAATAATAATTATATTATTATTTATAATAGTAGTGGTATTATTTAAAGCAGTTGGAAAAGTAGAAAGCAGATACAGAAAATTAATGAAAGGTACTAGTAATAATAATTTAGAAGAAATGCTACTGGAAAGATTAGATAGTATTGAAGATGCTAAAGAAAGATCTGATAAGGCTCTAGAAGAATGTAAGAGATTAGAAGTTAAGATGAAGGATTGTGTTCAAAAAGTAGCAATTATGAGATATAAGGCATTCGAGAACGTTGGTAGTGACTTGAGCTTTTCGATAGCTATGCTAGATGATAGAAATGACGGAGTTATTTTAACTGGTATATATGGAAGGCAAGAAAGTACAACTTATGCAAAACCAATTGATAAGGGAATATCAAGATATGATCTTTCGGAGGAAGAATTATACGTTTTAAATGAAGCAGCTAATAAAGAAAATAAAAATTAG
- a CDS encoding ParB/RepB/Spo0J family partition protein, producing the protein MAKKFTLGKGLGALIPEESDNAAQENNSFLIPINKIKSDEDQPRKLFDSEKIAELAESIKAHGVIQPLILRELKNDKYIIVAGERRWRAAKMVGLKEVPAIIMELSDKDILEISLIENIQRQDLNPIEEALAYRKLLNDFKITQEELSKRIGKSRVAIANTMRLMNLDERVQQYIIESIITEGHGRVLLSINDKQKQYEIAQQVIDEKLSVRELERLIKRINDDIEKEKNNENIGEVNPYYKEIKNQLQNYFGTKVNILNKKNKGKIEIEYYSEEDLQRILDIINM; encoded by the coding sequence ATGGCAAAGAAATTCACTTTAGGAAAAGGATTAGGCGCACTTATACCGGAGGAATCAGATAATGCTGCGCAAGAAAACAATAGTTTTCTCATTCCTATAAATAAAATTAAAAGTGATGAAGACCAACCAAGAAAATTGTTTGACTCAGAAAAGATAGCTGAATTAGCAGAGTCAATCAAAGCTCATGGTGTTATTCAACCTTTAATTTTACGAGAGCTAAAAAATGATAAATACATTATAGTTGCTGGAGAGCGTAGATGGAGAGCAGCTAAAATGGTTGGCTTAAAAGAAGTACCAGCAATAATAATGGAATTAAGTGATAAAGATATATTAGAAATATCATTGATAGAGAATATTCAACGCCAAGATTTAAATCCAATAGAAGAGGCTTTAGCATATAGAAAATTGTTAAATGATTTTAAAATCACACAAGAAGAATTAAGTAAGAGAATAGGAAAATCAAGGGTTGCTATTGCTAATACAATGAGATTGATGAATCTGGATGAACGTGTTCAACAATATATAATTGAGAGTATCATAACGGAAGGACATGGAAGAGTACTTCTTTCAATAAATGATAAGCAGAAACAGTATGAAATAGCTCAGCAGGTAATTGATGAAAAATTATCCGTGAGAGAATTAGAAAGATTAATAAAAAGAATTAATGATGATATTGAAAAGGAAAAAAATAATGAAAATATAGGAGAAGTAAATCCTTATTATAAAGAAATTAAGAATCAGCTTCAGAACTATTTTGGAACAAAGGTAAATATTTTAAACAAGAAAAACAAGGGTAAAATAGAGATTGAATATTATTCAGAGGAAGATCTTCAAAGAATACTAGACATTATTAATATGTAA
- the rsmG gene encoding 16S rRNA (guanine(527)-N(7))-methyltransferase RsmG — MKFYDLMSKSAEDVGLQLSKEQYEKFIDYMKLLQEWNEKINLTAIIDDEEIIKKHFIDSIKAFKRDEFKIARSLIDVGTGAGFPGLPIAIMRADLNVTLLDSLNKRVSFLNTVINRIGVSNVTTIHSRAEDGAKDVKLRENFDIATSRAVANMSVLSELCLPYVKVGGSFIALKGPSVDQEIIESANAIKILGGKILEVCEINIEDTELKHNLVVVKKIDRSPKGYPRRAGLISKNPIK; from the coding sequence ATGAAGTTTTATGATTTAATGTCTAAATCAGCAGAAGATGTTGGTTTACAACTATCGAAAGAGCAGTATGAAAAATTTATTGATTATATGAAACTTCTTCAAGAATGGAATGAAAAGATTAATTTAACAGCTATAATTGATGATGAAGAAATAATCAAAAAGCATTTTATTGATTCAATAAAAGCATTTAAAAGAGATGAATTCAAAATTGCTAGAAGCTTAATAGATGTTGGTACAGGAGCTGGTTTTCCAGGTTTGCCTATTGCAATAATGAGAGCTGATTTGAATGTTACATTATTAGATTCATTGAACAAAAGAGTGAGTTTTTTAAACACAGTTATTAATAGAATTGGAGTATCTAATGTAACAACTATACATTCCAGGGCTGAAGATGGAGCAAAGGATGTTAAGCTAAGAGAGAATTTTGATATTGCAACATCTAGAGCTGTTGCAAATATGAGTGTATTATCTGAATTATGCTTACCATATGTAAAAGTTGGAGGAAGTTTTATTGCGCTAAAAGGTCCGTCAGTTGATCAAGAAATTATAGAGAGCGCAAATGCAATAAAGATTTTAGGTGGAAAAATATTGGAAGTTTGTGAAATTAACATTGAAGATACAGAATTAAAACATAATTTAGTTGTCGTGAAAAAGATAGATAGATCTCCTAAGGGATATCCAAGAAGAGCAGGGTTAATAAGTAAAAATCCAATTAAATAA
- a CDS encoding ParA family protein produces MKVICIFNQKGGVGKTTTNINLCAYLAMEGYRVLTIDIDPQGNTTSGLGLDKSNLDLSIYDVLISDTTMKESIVRSDLVQNLYISPSTMELAGAEVELINRSDRENIMKNKLKEVESEYDYVFIDCPPSLGVLTINALTCSDSVLIPIQCEFYALEGVSQLINTIQLVKKSLNKKLEIEGVVMTMFDYRTNLSNEVLKEVKKYFKNKVYEATISRNVRLAEAPSFGLPIMLYDEKCKGAEAYVKLTKEFLERQ; encoded by the coding sequence ATGAAGGTAATTTGCATTTTTAATCAAAAAGGTGGCGTTGGAAAAACAACTACTAATATAAACTTATGTGCGTACTTAGCAATGGAAGGTTATAGAGTATTAACTATAGACATAGATCCTCAAGGAAATACTACAAGTGGATTAGGACTGGATAAAAGTAATTTAGACTTATCCATTTATGATGTATTAATTTCTGATACTACTATGAAAGAATCTATAGTACGAAGTGATTTAGTCCAGAATTTGTACATATCACCGTCAACGATGGAACTCGCTGGCGCAGAAGTGGAACTTATAAATAGAAGTGATAGAGAAAATATAATGAAGAATAAATTAAAAGAAGTTGAATCAGAATATGACTATGTGTTTATAGATTGTCCACCGTCTTTAGGGGTATTAACAATAAATGCATTAACATGTTCAGATTCGGTGCTAATACCAATACAATGCGAATTCTATGCATTGGAGGGAGTTAGTCAGTTAATCAACACCATACAATTAGTAAAAAAATCTCTTAATAAAAAGCTAGAAATCGAAGGCGTAGTAATGACAATGTTCGATTATAGGACAAATCTTAGTAATGAAGTTTTGAAAGAAGTAAAAAAGTATTTTAAAAATAAGGTATATGAAGCTACAATATCTAGAAATGTAAGGCTTGCAGAGGCGCCAAGCTTTGGACTTCCGATAATGTTGTATGATGAAAAATGTAAAGGCGCTGAAGCGTATGTAAAATTAACTAAAGAGTTTTTAGAGAGACAGTAG